One part of the Tenacibaculum sp. 190130A14a genome encodes these proteins:
- a CDS encoding HlyD family efflux transporter periplasmic adaptor subunit, producing MKKFSYKKGKAIIRTLKEPKIKKKKLNFDRVLYFILLILLIIWLGSFIYKKTVWVYGNGQMLMEKVDVNFTNDIRVKEIFINEGDTVQLNTNLFNYFQDDFDSDASIVLKNIDKKEKYSSDYDDILRQIRLKYVKLQHLINRLKLIEAQEKQIIKLVLLDVYTKNKVDEIINQKLKLKGDIDLLKNEIYLLSLLKKDTRNKGNNNNINSGDQNFTNTYNSPITGIIGQILKNSEEVCYKTENVMTIHNVEKVFIKAYFNIKDIARVKKGSLVYVEFPDKSLSKGIINKLYISTYKAPTEFQKKYEPTERNILAEIIPLDKEEIPDWGRYYKLNLKVKINKI from the coding sequence ATGAAAAAATTTAGTTACAAAAAAGGCAAGGCTATAATTAGAACATTAAAAGAGCCTAAAATAAAGAAGAAGAAACTCAACTTTGACAGAGTTTTATACTTCATTTTGCTGATTCTTTTAATTATTTGGTTAGGAAGTTTCATTTACAAAAAAACAGTTTGGGTTTATGGAAATGGGCAAATGCTTATGGAAAAAGTAGATGTAAACTTTACCAATGACATTCGCGTAAAGGAAATTTTCATTAATGAAGGGGATACTGTTCAACTAAACACGAACCTCTTTAACTATTTCCAAGATGATTTTGACAGTGATGCCTCTATTGTTTTGAAGAACATTGATAAAAAAGAGAAATATTCATCTGACTATGATGACATACTACGCCAAATACGCTTAAAATATGTCAAACTACAACATTTAATAAATCGATTGAAACTTATAGAGGCTCAAGAAAAACAAATCATCAAACTAGTACTGTTAGATGTTTATACTAAAAACAAAGTTGATGAAATCATTAACCAAAAACTAAAATTAAAAGGTGATATCGACCTTTTAAAGAATGAAATATACTTACTGTCACTTTTAAAAAAAGACACTCGTAATAAAGGAAACAACAACAATATAAACTCTGGGGATCAAAACTTTACAAACACCTATAACTCCCCTATTACAGGCATTATAGGACAAATATTAAAGAACAGCGAAGAAGTTTGTTACAAAACAGAAAATGTTATGACCATACATAATGTAGAAAAGGTATTTATCAAAGCCTATTTCAACATTAAGGATATTGCTAGAGTCAAAAAAGGAAGTTTAGTATATGTAGAGTTTCCAGACAAATCTCTTTCAAAAGGTATCATTAACAAATTATATATCTCTACCTACAAAGCACCCACTGAATTTCAAAAAAAATATGAGCCAACTGAACGAAACATTTTGGCCGAAATAATACCTCTAGATAAAGAAGAAATACCTGACTGGGGAAGGTATTACAAACTAAATCTTAAGGTAAAAATCAATAAAATTTAA
- a CDS encoding DinB family protein codes for MTKENITALLEEKHQELFDWIQNQPEDAFNKEPNNKWSTGQHIVHLVDSIKKVNHALSFPKFILKYKFGKSNRAVRPYEDIVKRYQEKLSKNQDRARAFNSKVTTPNLEKYNQLLTTLEIQNKKLQHKTNKWKDKDLDNLILPHPLMGKMPIREIIMWTAYHTEHHTKLLKHYN; via the coding sequence ATGACAAAGGAAAACATCACCGCATTATTAGAAGAAAAACATCAAGAATTATTTGATTGGATTCAAAATCAACCTGAAGATGCTTTTAACAAAGAACCTAATAATAAATGGTCAACAGGACAACATATTGTTCATCTGGTTGATTCTATTAAAAAGGTAAATCACGCGTTGAGTTTTCCTAAGTTTATTTTAAAGTATAAATTCGGAAAATCAAATAGAGCTGTTCGTCCATATGAAGATATTGTTAAAAGGTATCAGGAGAAACTTTCTAAAAACCAAGATAGAGCTAGAGCTTTTAACAGCAAAGTTACAACTCCCAACCTAGAAAAATATAACCAACTGTTAACCACACTTGAAATACAGAACAAAAAGCTACAGCATAAAACAAACAAATGGAAAGACAAAGATTTAGACAATCTTATACTCCCTCATCCATTAATGGGTAAAATGCCCATACGAGAAATAATCATGTGGACTGCCTACCATACAGAACACCATACCAAGTTGTTAAAACACTATAATTAG
- a CDS encoding serine hydrolase, with amino-acid sequence MRLLILQFCYFLLLTNTFTYAQTNIKDYEGHWEGTFKHEHIFNFDVSLEVLGNRKYKLSISNQDFSIQKNIISSSKKTIEFALNETTFFSGMMEKNGSEINGFISSGIYFYHVTLTKNENNTYSGKWNIFLLEKLLSKAIFLSIENIHKGSFDAYPFFGDKRFAGTWCMNAQKQNNIISFQDFRTGLHFKGSLSKNTINLNILLLNKVITSVQLKKSSKEWQYPNLNSLQTKVKNNLPLKRLENDILSNKLPNIHSILVSKNGNMVYEQYFNGYTSQTPHDQRSASKSITSAITGIAIDKGLLKNENQLLYQYIPKQYQSTKDSLKSLITIKDLLTMSSGLDVSSKASEQTYQNSPNWLQTVLSAPMVYPPGTKAQYGSANPFLLGIILQKVSPTPIQLYMDQYLFKPLNIQNYAVQKDLTGQPYFAGGIYLTPRDMVKFGQLYLQQGKWNGDQIISKAWIKKSVKKYHQLDNVKNKNEYGYLWWHHSYNRENQHYTSIEARGNGGQYIVIVPKLKVVCVITAGNYNSKRTQLPETILEEHILPSLTN; translated from the coding sequence ATGAGACTTTTAATACTACAATTTTGTTATTTTCTACTATTAACCAACACGTTTACCTACGCTCAAACCAACATAAAAGATTATGAAGGACATTGGGAAGGAACTTTTAAACATGAACATATATTTAATTTTGATGTTTCTTTGGAAGTACTTGGTAATAGAAAATATAAGCTTTCTATATCTAACCAAGATTTCAGCATACAGAAAAACATAATTTCTTCAAGCAAAAAAACAATTGAGTTTGCTCTTAATGAAACTACTTTTTTTAGTGGAATGATGGAGAAAAACGGATCTGAAATTAACGGATTTATTAGCTCTGGAATCTATTTTTATCATGTAACACTTACCAAAAATGAAAATAATACCTATAGTGGTAAATGGAATATCTTTTTATTAGAAAAGCTTCTTTCAAAAGCAATTTTTCTAAGTATAGAAAATATTCATAAGGGTTCTTTTGACGCCTATCCTTTTTTTGGAGACAAAAGGTTTGCTGGTACTTGGTGCATGAATGCTCAGAAACAAAATAACATTATAAGTTTTCAAGATTTTAGAACTGGTTTACATTTTAAAGGAAGCTTATCAAAAAATACGATTAATTTAAATATACTCCTATTAAACAAGGTGATTACTTCTGTTCAACTTAAAAAATCAAGCAAAGAATGGCAGTATCCAAATCTAAACTCACTACAAACCAAAGTAAAAAATAACTTACCACTAAAACGATTAGAAAACGACATTTTGTCAAACAAACTTCCTAATATTCATAGCATACTTGTTTCTAAAAACGGTAATATGGTGTACGAACAGTACTTTAACGGATATACTTCTCAAACACCTCATGATCAAAGATCTGCTTCAAAAAGTATTACTTCTGCAATTACGGGAATTGCTATAGATAAGGGGTTATTAAAAAATGAAAATCAATTACTTTACCAATATATTCCTAAACAATATCAAAGCACAAAAGATAGTCTAAAGTCACTAATTACTATAAAAGACTTATTAACCATGAGTTCTGGTTTAGATGTTAGTTCTAAAGCTTCTGAGCAAACGTATCAGAACTCTCCCAACTGGCTACAAACTGTACTATCTGCTCCTATGGTGTATCCCCCTGGAACCAAGGCGCAGTATGGTTCTGCAAATCCATTTTTATTGGGTATTATTTTACAAAAGGTATCTCCTACTCCAATACAGTTATATATGGATCAATATTTATTTAAACCTTTGAATATTCAAAACTATGCTGTGCAAAAGGATCTCACAGGCCAACCTTATTTTGCCGGTGGTATCTATTTAACTCCAAGAGACATGGTAAAATTTGGGCAATTATATTTACAACAAGGAAAATGGAATGGAGACCAAATAATCTCTAAAGCATGGATTAAAAAATCAGTAAAAAAATATCATCAACTTGATAATGTTAAAAACAAAAATGAATATGGTTACTTGTGGTGGCATCATAGTTATAACAGAGAAAACCAACATTATACTTCTATTGAAGCTCGAGGTAATGGTGGACAATACATAGTTATCGTTCCCAAATTAAAAGTAGTATGTGTTATTACTGCTGGAAATTATAATAGTAAACGAACACAGTTACCAGAAACAATACTTGAAGAGCATATTCTTCCCTCACTGACAAATTAA
- a CDS encoding helix-turn-helix transcriptional regulator, which produces MMKLTKGNFFGNHYQKVIYNGICITDTEYIHDKVDWHYHETPYFTYILQGEVYEENKKEGYYLSPGDLVFHNWQDAHFNTKPPKYTRGFHIEISPDWFENNHLPFEKNQGSIHILNPLVKQFINKIFIESKIQDTESFLSIEMLLSGSLDFSQEQNNTLHKKPPLWVLQLRDILHSKEIASLSLNELATLLNIHPVYLSRKFPQYFNSTIGNYIRTQKVNKALILIAQNKLSMTEICYECGFFDQSHFINSFKRIYQQSPLKISKIIQKVNNLQF; this is translated from the coding sequence ATGATGAAACTAACTAAAGGTAATTTCTTCGGAAACCATTATCAAAAAGTAATATACAACGGAATCTGTATAACAGATACTGAATATATTCATGATAAAGTGGATTGGCATTATCACGAAACGCCCTATTTTACCTATATTTTACAAGGAGAAGTATATGAAGAAAACAAAAAAGAAGGATATTATCTTTCTCCCGGTGATTTAGTTTTTCATAATTGGCAAGATGCTCACTTTAATACTAAACCTCCTAAATATACAAGAGGCTTCCATATTGAAATTAGCCCTGATTGGTTTGAAAACAATCATCTCCCATTTGAAAAAAATCAAGGGAGTATTCATATCCTTAATCCACTAGTTAAACAATTCATAAATAAAATTTTTATTGAATCTAAAATTCAAGACACTGAAAGCTTCTTAAGTATTGAAATGCTTCTGAGCGGTTCCCTTGATTTTTCACAAGAACAAAACAACACGCTTCATAAAAAACCTCCTTTATGGGTATTACAACTCAGAGATATTTTACATTCTAAGGAAATAGCATCTCTTAGTTTAAATGAATTGGCTACTCTGTTAAACATACATCCTGTATACCTATCTCGTAAGTTTCCTCAATACTTCAATTCAACTATTGGAAATTATATTAGGACTCAAAAAGTGAACAAAGCACTAATTCTAATCGCACAAAATAAATTATCTATGACTGAGATATGTTATGAATGTGGTTTTTTTGATCAGAGTCACTTTATCAATTCCTTTAAAAGAATATATCAGCAATCCCCTTTAAAAATTTCTAAAATTATTCAGAAGGTTAATAATTTACAATTTTAA
- a CDS encoding GNAT family N-acetyltransferase codes for MENYLFTSDRLGFRNWKTSDIDELFELNSNEEVMRYFPSTQTKNQAKAFIQRMREQFDKNNFCYFAVETIETKEFIGFIGLSEQTYEIDFNPSIDIGWRLHPRHWGKGYATEGAKACLKHAFKTLKIKEIVSVAPAINIPSITVMEKIGMTKTKEFTHPLLKEFPKLENCVLYEIKNS; via the coding sequence ATGGAAAACTATCTTTTTACATCAGATCGATTAGGCTTTAGAAACTGGAAAACTTCAGATATTGATGAGTTATTCGAGCTTAATTCTAATGAAGAGGTAATGCGTTACTTCCCTTCTACTCAAACAAAGAATCAAGCAAAAGCTTTTATTCAACGAATGCGAGAACAATTTGATAAAAACAACTTCTGTTATTTTGCTGTTGAAACTATAGAAACGAAAGAATTTATTGGATTTATAGGTTTATCTGAACAGACCTACGAGATAGATTTTAACCCTTCTATAGATATTGGTTGGAGATTACATCCTCGCCATTGGGGAAAAGGGTACGCCACCGAAGGTGCTAAGGCTTGTTTAAAACATGCTTTTAAGACACTAAAAATTAAAGAAATAGTATCTGTTGCTCCTGCTATCAACATTCCGTCTATTACAGTCATGGAAAAGATTGGAATGACAAAAACAAAAGAATTTACACATCCTTTACTAAAAGAGTTTCCTAAACTGGAAAATTGTGTTTTATACGAAATAAAGAACTCATAG
- a CDS encoding DUF1572 family protein has product MENSYLNSVYKQIIYYKGLGDQTFSQLSDEQLFHQVNKESNSIAIIAKHIAGNMLSRWTNFFTEDGEKEWRNRDDEFINTFASREEVLTYWEKGWNIFLNTIQSLKDEDLERIIYIRNQGHTVTEAINRQICHYPYHIGQIVFLGKLLKNDTWNSLSIPKNNSKAYNQEKFSEQKTRKHFTDDL; this is encoded by the coding sequence ATGGAAAATTCTTATTTAAATAGTGTATACAAACAAATTATCTATTATAAAGGTTTAGGTGATCAAACTTTTAGTCAGCTTAGTGATGAACAACTTTTTCATCAAGTGAATAAAGAAAGTAACTCCATTGCTATTATAGCTAAACATATTGCTGGAAACATGCTTTCTAGATGGACTAATTTTTTCACAGAGGATGGAGAAAAGGAATGGAGAAATAGAGATGACGAGTTTATTAACACATTTGCCTCTAGAGAAGAAGTATTGACATATTGGGAAAAAGGATGGAATATTTTTCTAAATACTATTCAATCTTTAAAAGATGAAGATTTAGAACGTATTATCTATATAAGAAATCAAGGGCATACCGTAACTGAAGCTATTAACCGACAAATATGCCATTATCCATACCATATAGGTCAAATTGTTTTTTTAGGAAAACTACTTAAAAATGACACTTGGAACTCATTATCCATTCCTAAAAACAATTCAAAAGCATATAATCAAGAGAAGTTTTCTGAGCAAAAAACTCGTAAACATTTTACTGATGATTTATAA
- the msrB gene encoding peptide-methionine (R)-S-oxide reductase MsrB, whose product MNKFLVLSVLFLSTCFSISAQSSKKESTKKYKITKTNEEWKKALTPKQYYVLREAGTERPFTSPLNKNYKKGIYVCAGCKTPLYKSEHKYDSRSGWPSFDREIKGNVEFDVDYKIGYARTELKCNTCGGHLGHSFDDGPRNTTGQRHCINGVALEFIPK is encoded by the coding sequence ATGAACAAATTTTTAGTTTTATCGGTTCTATTTTTATCAACATGTTTTTCTATTTCTGCTCAATCTTCAAAAAAAGAAAGCACTAAAAAATATAAGATAACCAAAACCAATGAAGAATGGAAAAAAGCTTTAACTCCTAAGCAATATTATGTTTTAAGAGAAGCTGGTACCGAACGTCCATTCACAAGTCCACTTAATAAAAACTATAAAAAAGGGATTTATGTATGTGCAGGTTGTAAAACTCCATTATATAAATCTGAACACAAATACGATTCTCGTTCAGGTTGGCCATCTTTTGATAGAGAAATAAAAGGAAATGTTGAATTTGATGTTGATTATAAGATTGGATATGCTCGTACCGAGTTAAAATGTAATACTTGTGGTGGTCATCTGGGACATTCTTTTGATGATGGTCCAAGAAATACCACCGGGCAAAGACATTGTATTAATGGGGTAGCTTTAGAATTTATTCCGAAATAA